One Drosophila santomea strain STO CAGO 1482 chromosome X, Prin_Dsan_1.1, whole genome shotgun sequence DNA segment encodes these proteins:
- the LOC120457007 gene encoding protein flightless-1 isoform X1, whose product MSVLPFVRGVDFTKNDFSATFPGSMRQMSRVQWLTLDRTQLAEIPEELGHLQKLEHLSLNHNRLEKIFGELTELSCLRSLDLRHNQLKNSGIPPELFHLEELTTLDMSHNKLKEVPEGLERAKNLIVLNLSNNQIESIPTPLFIHLTDLLFLDLSHNRLETLPPQTRRLINLKTLDLSHNPLELFQLRQLPSLQSLEVLKMSGTQRTLLNFPTSLDSLANLCELDLSHNSLPKLPDCVYNVVTLVRLNLSDNELTELSSGVELWQRLESLNLSRNQLVALPAALCKLPKLRRLLVNDNKLNFEGIPSGIGKLGALEVFSAANNLLEMVPEGLCRCGALKQLNLSCNRLITLPDAIHLLEGLDQLDLRNNPELVMPPKPSETSKATSLEFYNIDFSLQTQLRLAGAAVPPSMPSSATPKDSTARKIRLRRGPRSEGDQDAAKVLKGMKDVAKDKDNDAGALPEDGKPESLKPKRWDESLEKPQLDYSKFFEKDDGQLPGLTIWEIENFLPNKIEEVVHGKFYEGDCYIVLKTKFDDLGLLDWEIFFWIGNEATLDKRACAAIHAVNLRNFLGARCRTVREEQGDESEQFLALFETEVIYIEGGRTATGFYTIEEMIHITRLYLVHAYGATIHLEPVAPSVASLDPRHAFVLDLGTHIYIWMGERSKNTLNSKARLMAEKISKTERKNKCEIQLERQGEESPEFWQGLDMTPEEAAAAEPPKEHVPEDYQPVQPRLYQVQLGMGYLELPQVELPEQKLCHTLLNSKHVYILDCYTDLFVWFGKKSTRLVRAAAVKLSRELFNMMDRPEYALVMRVPEGNEMQIFRTKFAGWDEVMAVDFTRTAKSVAKTGANLTQWARQQETRTDLAALFMPRQSAMPLAEAEQLEEEWNYDLEMMEAFVLENKKFVRLPEEELGRFYTGECYVFLCRYCIPIEEPENGPEDGANPVADDSKSSANNQPEDEIQCVVYFWQGRNAGNMGWLTFTFTLQKKFKAMFGEELEVVRIFQQQENLKFMSHFKRKFIIHTGKRKDKALTAKGKSPVEFFHLRSNGGALTTRLIQINPDAVHLNSAFCYILHVPFETEDDSQSGIVYVWIGSKACNEEAKLVQDIAEQMFNSPWVSLQILNEGDEPENFFWVALGGSKPYDTDAEYMNYTRLFRCSNERGYYTVAEKCADFCQDDLADDDIMILDNGEHVFLWMGPRCSEVEVKLAYKSAQVYIQHMRIKQPERPRKLFLTMKNKESRRFTKCFHGWSAFKVYL is encoded by the exons ATGAGCGTGCTGCCGTTCGTGCGCGGTGTGGACTTTACGAAAAATGATTTCAGC GCAACATTCCCCGGCTCCATGCGGCAGATGTCGCGGGTGCAGTGGCTCACATTGGATCGCACGCAACTGGCAGAGATTCCCGAGGAGCTTGGCCACCTACAGAAGTTAGAGCACCTGTCGCTGAACCACAACCGCCTGGAGAAGATCTTTGGCGAGCTGACGGAGCTGTCCTGCCTGCGATCCCTCGACCTGCGGCACAATCAGCTTAAGAACAGCGGTATACCGCCTGAGCTGTTTCATCTGGAGGAGCTGACCACGCTGGACATGTCGCACAACAAACTAAAGGAGGTTCCCGAGGGCTTGGAGCGAGCCAAGAACCTGATAGTGCTCAACCTGAGCAACAATCAAATCGAGAGCATACCTACGCCGCTGTTCATCCATCTCACGGATCTGCTGTTCCTGGATTTGTCGCACAATCGATTGGAGACACTGCCGCCGCAGACGCGACGTCTGATTAATCTGAAAACCCTCGACCTATCGCACAATCCGCTGGAGCTGTTCCAACTGCGGCAACTGCCATCGCTGCAGAGCCTGGAGGTCCTCAAGATGAGCGGCACGCAGCGCACGCTCCTCAATTTCCCCACCAGCCTAGACAGTTTAGCCAATCTCTGCGAGCTGGACTTGTCGCACAATTCCCTGCCCAAGCTGCCCGACTGCGTCTACAATGTGGTCACCCTGGTGCGACTGAATCTGAGCGACAACGAGCTAACCGAACTGAGTTCCGGCGTGGAGCTCTGGCAGCGCCTAGAGTCGCTGAATCTGTCGCGGAATCAACTGGTTGCGCTTCCTGCTGCCCTCTGCAAACTACCAAAGCTGCGGCGATTGCTGGTGAACGACAATAAGCTGAATTTCGAGGGCATACCCTCGGGCATCGGCAAACTCGGGGCTCTGGAGGTTTTTTCGGCGGCCAACAACCTGCTGGAAATGGTGCCAGAGGGTCTCTGCCGATGTGGTGCTTTGAAGCAGCTCAACTTGAGCTGCAATCGGCTTATAACCCTGCCCGATGCCATTCACCTGCTCGAGGGCCTGGATCAGTTGGACTTGCGCAACAATCCGGAGCTAGTGATGCCACCCAAGCCAAGCGAAACGAGTAAAGCCACCAGTCTTGAGTTCTACAACATAGATTTTAGTCTGCAAACTCAGCTAAGGTTAGCTGGGGCTGCTGTGCCGCCTTCAATGCCATCGTCAGCAACGCCCAAGGATTCAACGGCGAGGAAGATCCGTTTACGACGCGGTCCTCGCAGCGAAGGCGATCAGGATGCTGCCAAGGTGCTCAAGGGTATGAAGGACGTGGCAAAGGATAAGGATAACGATGCGGGTGCTCTGCCCGAGGACGGCAAGCCAGAATCCCTGAAACCTAAGAGGTGGGACGAGTCGCTGGAAAAACCGCAACTGGACTACTCCAAGTTCTTTGAGAAGGACGATGGCCAGCTGCCGGGCTTGACCATTTGGGAGATCGAGAACTTCCTGCCCAACAAAATTGAGGAGGTTGTACACGGCAAGTTCTACGAGGGCGACTGCTACATAGTTCTCAAGACCAAGTTCGATGACCTGGGCCTGCTCGATTGGGAAATATTCTTTTGGATAGGCAACGAAGCCACCCTGGACAAACGAGCTTGTGCTGCGATTCATGCAGTGAACCTACGAAACTTCCTGGGTGCCCGATGTCGAACGGTTCGCGAGGAGCAGGGCGATGAATCCGAGCAGTTTCTGGCGCTCTTCGAGACGGAAGTCATCTACATCGAGGGCGGACGCACAGCTACTGGTTTCTATACCATAGAGGAGATGATACATATCACCAGATTGTATTTAGTGCACGCCTATGGTGCTACTATTCATCTGGAGCCAGTGGCTCCTTCTGTTGCCTCGCTGGATCCTCGCCACGCCTTTGTCCTGGATCTGGGCACCCACATTTACATTTGGATGGGCGAGAGATCGAAGAACACGCTGAACTCCAAAGCCAGATTAATGGCGGAAAAGATCAGCAAAACGGAGCGGAAGAACAAGTGTGAAATCCAGTTGGAGCGGCAGGGCGAGGAGAGTCCGGAGTTCTGGCAAGGACTGGACATGACTCCGGAGGAGGCAGCTGCCGCAGAGCCACCAAAGGAGCACGTTCCAGAGGACTATCAGCCGGTGCAGCCTCGCCTCTACCAGGTGCAACTGGGAATGGGATATCTGGAATTGCCGCAAGTGGAGTTACCTGAGCAAAAACTATGCCATACCTTGCTAAATAGCAAACACGTCTACATACTCGACTGCTACACCGATCTGTTCGTTTGGTTTGGCAAGAAGTCGACGAGATTGGTCCGAGCAGCCGCTGTCAAGCTGAGTCGTGAGCTCTTCAACATGATGGATCGTCCGGAATACGCCCTCGTGATGCGTGTGCCCGAGGGCAATGAAATGCAGATCTTCCGGACCAAGTTCGCTGGCTGGGATGAGGTAATGGCCGTGGACTTCACGAGAACGGCGAAGTCGGTGGCCAAGACAGGCGCAAATCTCACACAGTGGGCACGGCAGCAGGAGACGCGCACGGATCTTGCCGCGCTTTTTATGCCCCGGCAGTCGGCCATGCCCTTGGCAGAGGCGGAAcagctggaggaggagtggAACTACGATCTGGAGATGATGGAGGCCTTTGTACTCGAGAACAAGAAATTCGTTCGGCTGCCCGAGGAGGAATTGGGTCGCTTCTACACCGGCGAATGCTATGTGTTCCTCTGTCGCTATTGCATTCCCATCGAGGAGCCCGAAAATGGCCCCGAAGATGGTGCGAACCCAGTCGCAGACGACAGTAAATCCAGCGCCAACAATCAACCAGAGGACGAGATCCAGTGCGTCGTTTACTTTTGGCAGGGACGCAATGCCGGCAACATGGGATGGCTCACGTTTACCTTTACGCTGCAGAAGAAGTTCAAGGCGATGTTCGGCGAGGAACTGGAGGTGGTGCGGATCTTCCAGCAGCAGGAGAACCTCAAGTTTATGTCCCACTTCAAGCGGAAGTTCATCATCCACACCGGCAAGCGGAAGGACAAGGCGCTCACGGCGAAGGGCAAGTCACCAGTTGAGTTCTTTCACCTGCGATCAAACGGCGGTGCGCTCACCACGCGCCTTATCCAAATTAATCCGGATGCAGTGCATCTCAATTCGGCCTTCTG CTACATACTCCATGTGCCATTTGAAACGGAGGACGATTCGCAGTCGGGGATTGTGTACGTGTGGATAGGCAGCAAGGCCTGCAACGAGGAGGCCAAACTGGTGCAGGATATTGCCGAGCAGATGTTTAACTCGCCGTGGGTGAGCTTGCAA ATTCTCAACGAGGGCGACGAGCCGGAGAACTTCTTTTGGGTAGCACTGGGCGGCAGCAAGCCTTACGACACAGACGCGGAGTACATGAACTACACGCGGCTGTTCCGCTGCTCCAACGAGCGGGGCTACTACACGGTGGCCGAGAAATGCGCCGACTTTTGCCAGGATGATCTGGCCGACGACGACATCATGATCCTGGACAATGGCGAGCACGTCTTCCTGTGGATGGGTCCGCGTTGCAGCGAGGTGGAGGTGAAGCTGGCCTACAAGTCCGCCCAGGTGTACATCCAGCACATGCGGATCAAGCAGCCGGAGCGGCCAAGGAAGCTCTTCCTCACGATGAAGAACAAGGAGTCGCGCCGGTTCACCAAGTGCTTCCACGGCTGGAGCGCCTTCAAGGTGTATTTATAA
- the LOC120457007 gene encoding protein flightless-1 isoform X2: MSVLPFVRGVDFTKNDFSATFPGSMRQMSRVQWLTLDRTQLAEIPEELGHLQKLEHLSLNHNRLEKIFGELTELSCLRSLDLRHNQLKNSGIPPELFHLEELTTLDMSHNKLKEVPEGLERAKNLIVLNLSNNQIESIPTPLFIHLTDLLFLDLSHNRLETLPPQTRRLINLKTLDLSHNPLELFQLRQLPSLQSLEVLKMSGTQRTLLNFPTSLDSLANLCELDLSHNSLPKLPDCVYNVVTLVRLNLSDNELTELSSGVELWQRLESLNLSRNQLVALPAALCKLPKLRRLLVNDNKLNFEGIPSGIGKLGALEVFSAANNLLEMVPEGLCRCGALKQLNLSCNRLITLPDAIHLLEGLDQLDLRNNPELVMPPKPSETSKATSLEFYNIDFSLQTQLRLAGAAVPPSMPSSATPKDSTARKIRLRRGPRSEGDQDAAKVLKGMKDVAKDKDNDAGALPEDGKPESLKPKRWDESLEKPQLDYSKFFEKDDGQLPGLTIWEIENFLPNKIEEVVHGKFYEGDCYIVLKTKFDDLGLLDWEIFFWIGNEATLDKRACAAIHAVNLRNFLGARCRTVREEQGDESEQFLALFETEVIYIEGGRTATGFYTIEEMIHITRLYLVHAYGATIHLEPVAPSVASLDPRHAFVLDLGTHIYIWMGERSKNTLNSKARLMAEKISKTERKNKCEIQLERQGEESPEFWQGLDMTPEEAAAAEPPKEHVPEDYQPVQPRLYQVQLGMGYLELPQVELPEQKLCHTLLNSKHVYILDCYTDLFVWFGKKSTRLVRAAAVKLSRELFNMMDRPEYALVMRVPEGNEMQIFRTKFAGWDEVMAVDFTRTAKSVAKTGANLTQWARQQETRTDLAALFMPRQSAMPLAEAEQLEEEWNYDLEMMEAFVLENKKFVRLPEEELGRFYTGECYVFLCRYCIPIEEPENGPEDGANPVADDSKSSANNQPEDEIQCVVYFWQGRNAGNMGWLTFTFTLQKKFKAMFGEELEVVRIFQQQENLKFMSHFKRKFIIHTGKRKDKALTAKGKSPVEFFHLRSNGGALTTRLIQINPDAVHLNSAFCYILHVPFETEDDSQSGIVYVWIGSKACNEEAKLVQDIAEQMFNSPWVSLQVGSMCGVTTVSQKSINQWFRCSGCVCQLKLMGRFQLKFSTRATSRRTSFG, from the exons ATGAGCGTGCTGCCGTTCGTGCGCGGTGTGGACTTTACGAAAAATGATTTCAGC GCAACATTCCCCGGCTCCATGCGGCAGATGTCGCGGGTGCAGTGGCTCACATTGGATCGCACGCAACTGGCAGAGATTCCCGAGGAGCTTGGCCACCTACAGAAGTTAGAGCACCTGTCGCTGAACCACAACCGCCTGGAGAAGATCTTTGGCGAGCTGACGGAGCTGTCCTGCCTGCGATCCCTCGACCTGCGGCACAATCAGCTTAAGAACAGCGGTATACCGCCTGAGCTGTTTCATCTGGAGGAGCTGACCACGCTGGACATGTCGCACAACAAACTAAAGGAGGTTCCCGAGGGCTTGGAGCGAGCCAAGAACCTGATAGTGCTCAACCTGAGCAACAATCAAATCGAGAGCATACCTACGCCGCTGTTCATCCATCTCACGGATCTGCTGTTCCTGGATTTGTCGCACAATCGATTGGAGACACTGCCGCCGCAGACGCGACGTCTGATTAATCTGAAAACCCTCGACCTATCGCACAATCCGCTGGAGCTGTTCCAACTGCGGCAACTGCCATCGCTGCAGAGCCTGGAGGTCCTCAAGATGAGCGGCACGCAGCGCACGCTCCTCAATTTCCCCACCAGCCTAGACAGTTTAGCCAATCTCTGCGAGCTGGACTTGTCGCACAATTCCCTGCCCAAGCTGCCCGACTGCGTCTACAATGTGGTCACCCTGGTGCGACTGAATCTGAGCGACAACGAGCTAACCGAACTGAGTTCCGGCGTGGAGCTCTGGCAGCGCCTAGAGTCGCTGAATCTGTCGCGGAATCAACTGGTTGCGCTTCCTGCTGCCCTCTGCAAACTACCAAAGCTGCGGCGATTGCTGGTGAACGACAATAAGCTGAATTTCGAGGGCATACCCTCGGGCATCGGCAAACTCGGGGCTCTGGAGGTTTTTTCGGCGGCCAACAACCTGCTGGAAATGGTGCCAGAGGGTCTCTGCCGATGTGGTGCTTTGAAGCAGCTCAACTTGAGCTGCAATCGGCTTATAACCCTGCCCGATGCCATTCACCTGCTCGAGGGCCTGGATCAGTTGGACTTGCGCAACAATCCGGAGCTAGTGATGCCACCCAAGCCAAGCGAAACGAGTAAAGCCACCAGTCTTGAGTTCTACAACATAGATTTTAGTCTGCAAACTCAGCTAAGGTTAGCTGGGGCTGCTGTGCCGCCTTCAATGCCATCGTCAGCAACGCCCAAGGATTCAACGGCGAGGAAGATCCGTTTACGACGCGGTCCTCGCAGCGAAGGCGATCAGGATGCTGCCAAGGTGCTCAAGGGTATGAAGGACGTGGCAAAGGATAAGGATAACGATGCGGGTGCTCTGCCCGAGGACGGCAAGCCAGAATCCCTGAAACCTAAGAGGTGGGACGAGTCGCTGGAAAAACCGCAACTGGACTACTCCAAGTTCTTTGAGAAGGACGATGGCCAGCTGCCGGGCTTGACCATTTGGGAGATCGAGAACTTCCTGCCCAACAAAATTGAGGAGGTTGTACACGGCAAGTTCTACGAGGGCGACTGCTACATAGTTCTCAAGACCAAGTTCGATGACCTGGGCCTGCTCGATTGGGAAATATTCTTTTGGATAGGCAACGAAGCCACCCTGGACAAACGAGCTTGTGCTGCGATTCATGCAGTGAACCTACGAAACTTCCTGGGTGCCCGATGTCGAACGGTTCGCGAGGAGCAGGGCGATGAATCCGAGCAGTTTCTGGCGCTCTTCGAGACGGAAGTCATCTACATCGAGGGCGGACGCACAGCTACTGGTTTCTATACCATAGAGGAGATGATACATATCACCAGATTGTATTTAGTGCACGCCTATGGTGCTACTATTCATCTGGAGCCAGTGGCTCCTTCTGTTGCCTCGCTGGATCCTCGCCACGCCTTTGTCCTGGATCTGGGCACCCACATTTACATTTGGATGGGCGAGAGATCGAAGAACACGCTGAACTCCAAAGCCAGATTAATGGCGGAAAAGATCAGCAAAACGGAGCGGAAGAACAAGTGTGAAATCCAGTTGGAGCGGCAGGGCGAGGAGAGTCCGGAGTTCTGGCAAGGACTGGACATGACTCCGGAGGAGGCAGCTGCCGCAGAGCCACCAAAGGAGCACGTTCCAGAGGACTATCAGCCGGTGCAGCCTCGCCTCTACCAGGTGCAACTGGGAATGGGATATCTGGAATTGCCGCAAGTGGAGTTACCTGAGCAAAAACTATGCCATACCTTGCTAAATAGCAAACACGTCTACATACTCGACTGCTACACCGATCTGTTCGTTTGGTTTGGCAAGAAGTCGACGAGATTGGTCCGAGCAGCCGCTGTCAAGCTGAGTCGTGAGCTCTTCAACATGATGGATCGTCCGGAATACGCCCTCGTGATGCGTGTGCCCGAGGGCAATGAAATGCAGATCTTCCGGACCAAGTTCGCTGGCTGGGATGAGGTAATGGCCGTGGACTTCACGAGAACGGCGAAGTCGGTGGCCAAGACAGGCGCAAATCTCACACAGTGGGCACGGCAGCAGGAGACGCGCACGGATCTTGCCGCGCTTTTTATGCCCCGGCAGTCGGCCATGCCCTTGGCAGAGGCGGAAcagctggaggaggagtggAACTACGATCTGGAGATGATGGAGGCCTTTGTACTCGAGAACAAGAAATTCGTTCGGCTGCCCGAGGAGGAATTGGGTCGCTTCTACACCGGCGAATGCTATGTGTTCCTCTGTCGCTATTGCATTCCCATCGAGGAGCCCGAAAATGGCCCCGAAGATGGTGCGAACCCAGTCGCAGACGACAGTAAATCCAGCGCCAACAATCAACCAGAGGACGAGATCCAGTGCGTCGTTTACTTTTGGCAGGGACGCAATGCCGGCAACATGGGATGGCTCACGTTTACCTTTACGCTGCAGAAGAAGTTCAAGGCGATGTTCGGCGAGGAACTGGAGGTGGTGCGGATCTTCCAGCAGCAGGAGAACCTCAAGTTTATGTCCCACTTCAAGCGGAAGTTCATCATCCACACCGGCAAGCGGAAGGACAAGGCGCTCACGGCGAAGGGCAAGTCACCAGTTGAGTTCTTTCACCTGCGATCAAACGGCGGTGCGCTCACCACGCGCCTTATCCAAATTAATCCGGATGCAGTGCATCTCAATTCGGCCTTCTG CTACATACTCCATGTGCCATTTGAAACGGAGGACGATTCGCAGTCGGGGATTGTGTACGTGTGGATAGGCAGCAAGGCCTGCAACGAGGAGGCCAAACTGGTGCAGGATATTGCCGAGCAGATGTTTAACTCGCCGTGGGTGAGCTTGCAAGTAGGTTCCATGTGTGGTGTAACCACGGTATCGcaaaaatcaatcaatcaatggTTCCGGTGTAGTGGGTGTGTTTGTCAATTGAAATTAATGGGAAGATTTCAGCTGAA ATTCTCAACGAGGGCGACGAGCCGGAGAACTTCTTTTGGGTAG
- the LOC120457009 gene encoding putative peptidyl-prolyl cis-trans isomerase dodo gives MPDSEQLPEGWEKRTSRSTGMSYYLNVYTKESQWDQPTEPAKKTGGAGGASAGSGDAPDEVQCLHLLVKHKGSRRPSSWREANITRTKEEAQLLLEVYRNKIVQQEATFDELARAYSDCSSAKRGGDLGRFGRGQMQAAFEDAAFKLNVGQLSGIVDGDSGLHIILRKA, from the exons ATGCCTGACTCGGAGCAACTACCGGAGGGCTGGGAAAAGCGCACCAGCCGCTCCACAG GAATGAGCTATTACCTCAATGTGTACACGAAGGAGTCGCAGTGGGATCAGCCCACTGAGCCGGCCAAAAAGACGGGAGGAGCGGGCGGCGCATCCGCCGGCAGCGGAGATGCCCCAGACGAGGTGCAGTGCCTGCACCTCCTGGTGAAGCACAAGGGCAGCCGGCGTCCCAGCTCGTGGCGCGAGGCGAACATTACCCGCACCAAGGAGGAGGCCCAGCTGCTCCTGGAGGTCTATCGCAACAAAATCGTCCAGCAGGAGGCCACCTTCGACGAGCTGGCCCGCGCCTACTCCGACTGCAGCTCCGCCAAGAGGGGCGGCGACCTGGGAAGGTTCGGCAGAG GTCAGATGCAGGCGGCATTCGAGGACGCCGCCTTCAAGTTGAACGTTGGCCAGCTGTCGGGCATCGTTGACGGCGATTCTGGTCTGCACATTATTCTGCGCAAGGCCTAG
- the LOC120455947 gene encoding protein tweety — MGDYHEFTDQYKVPVIAKLLHALPHYNITFHKINSTFRPNDEIYLESLGILGSVPAALLIVSLLGLLFYLMTRCCDRKPRPAHSITSLKVALSIVTVMCCAAIGLGLYGNDDLHNGLLEVLTAGRKVDNLVTTIRNQTHILENTLTNRIRPQLVELADIFDQPVSNQTALSKLFVSLNIVQGNVTLATNAASDIRRPLMGISMTHFLTRGDQWELIRWPGTVATLALLLVLCAVLLVGVARHSRCALILFSVCGLLAVTGSWLMSGLYLSSSVAVGDLCISPADFLVSTAPRDLPTNVLLHYTQCEPGHTNPFTQRLRESQNSLNNARSAMATVMKISLVLFKSSGLQPKLGAVNADLNSSERLLTQLTALVDCKAVHHNFLAAARGLCEGGLLGLVLMLIASFIAAILLTIMVWVDSHTWIYIRKRNDYAQVDEPSYISHPAPQNHQQMMNAARTLPRNHNGHFSPPVISGSHTLQHPSKRQQHEMMAHAHIQQNMRAMGTHTLGRLPSHNHSPTHMTGPNNAAAVAAAANAAANMPPTTQAAQQQQQQQQQQHQAQQQQQQAQQQLGGPQPIYCHHPHQHPHPHPHQHPHSHSAAAVAAAVQHQHAIYHQQQAQQYGTYTTAAHHAPHHLGPGQSQIYQQIPAHLAPQLAANGNPHSIYQPLVAVSQGSIYVSNLATMRRQNSQGGPQIPAHQHPPSLHQQQQQPPPPSQQQQQLHQLKSPQQHQQQLQQQQLQQHQQQQHQQQQHQQQQLHQQQQQHHQQQQQNESDVVPISTAMDSAIYDRDKQIYKCSTLRQGGKFDPKYKPSILNCPLPEIPKDAEQPKVESIYEQRQQAHHQNYSKTLQRPPMKLPPQMKAIPPPRIGTPTSPPPPVAQPPNEANGGVPSGLQNGEGGGGVGGGVGGNANEDTSLPPPPLEVQTEATKGRMGAGPAANGKVLHNGGGVGVVAGGGGGAVDDDDDLPPPPPAITDESNYAVTEL, encoded by the exons ATGGGCGACTATCACGAGTTCACGGACCAGTACAAGGTGCCGGTGATAGCGAAGCTACTCCACGCCCTGCCCCACTACAACATCACGTTCCACAAGATCAACAGCACGTTCCGACCCAACGATGAGATCTACTTGGAG AGCCTGGGCATTCTGGGCTCGGTTCCGGCTGCCCTGCTGATCGTCTCGTTGCTGGGACTGCTCTTCTATCTGATGACCCGCTGCTGTGACCGGAAGCCGCGGCCAGCGCACTCGATCACCAGCCTGAAGGTGGCACTGTCCATCGTGACGGTGATGTGCTGTGCGGCGATTGGATTGGGATTGTACGGGAATGATGATCTGCACAACGGACTGCTGGAGGTGCTGACGGCGGGCAGGAAGGTGGACAATCTGGTCACGACCATCCGGAATCAGACGCACATCTTGGAGAACACGCTGACGAATCGCATACGGCCGCAGCTGGTGGAACTGGCGGACATCTTCGATCAGCCAGTGTCGAATCAAACGGCCCTCTCTAAGCTCTTTGTGTCGCTCAATATTGTCCAGGGAAATGTTACCCTAGCCACGAATGCGGCCAGCGATATCCGACGACCCCTGATGGGCATCTCCATGACTCACTTCCTGACG CGCGGAGACCAATGGGAACTGATCCGCTGGCCGGGCACGGTGGCCACCTTGGCCCTGCTCCTTGTGTTGTGTGCCGTattgctggtgggcgtggcccggCACTCGCGTTGCGCCCTAATCCTGTTCAGCGTGTGTGGCTTGCTAGCCGTTACCGGTTCCTGGCTAATGTCCGGTCTGTATCTCTCCTCCTCGGTGGCTGTCGGCGATCTGTGTATTTCGCCAGCGGATTTCCTGGTGTCCACGGCTCCCAGGGACCTGCCCACGAATGTGCTGCTGCACTACACCCAATGCGAGCCAGGTCACACGAATCCGTTTACCCAACGCCTGAGGGAATCACAGAACTCCCTAAACAATGCTCGCAGTGCCATGGCCACAGTTATGAAGATATCGCTGGTGCTCTTCAAATCCTCGGGGCTGCAGCCCAAGTTGGGTGCTGTGAATGCCGATCTGAATAGCAGTGAGAGATTGTTAACTCAACTGACTGCGCTCGTAGATTGCAAGGCAGTGCATCACAATTTTTTGGCCGCCGCTCGAGGACTTTGCGAGGGAGGATTGCTGGGACTGGTTCTTATGCTGATAGCCAGCTTTATTGCCGCCATTTTGCTAACCATCATGGTGTGGGTGGACTCGCACACGTGGATTTATATACGCAAACGGAATGACTATGCCCAGGTGGATGAGCCGTCGTATATTTCGCATCCGGCACCGCAGAACCACCAGCAGATGATGAACGCCGCCAGGACATTGCCGCGAAATCATAATGG GCACTTCAGTCCGCCGGTGATCAGCGGCTCCCATACGCTCCAGCATCCCAGCAAGCGCCAGCAGCACGAGATGATGGCCCACGCCCACATCCAGCAGAACATGCGCGCCATGGGCACCCACACGCTGGGCCGGCTGCCGTCGCACAACCACAGCCCCACCCACATGACCG GTCCCAATAATG cagcagcagtcgcagcagcagcaaacgcCGCCGCCAACATGCCGCCGACCACGCAGGCCgcccaacagcaacagcaacagcaacagcagcagcaccaggcacagcagcaacagcagcaggcacagcagcagctgggAGGACCACAGCCCATCTACTGCCATCATCCCCACCAGCATCCGCATCCCCATCCGCACCAGCATCCGCATTCGCACTCGGCCGCCGCCGTGGCCGCTGCCGTGCAGCACCAGCATGCGATCTACCACCAACAGCAGGCGCAGCAATATGGCACCTATACCACTGCGGCCCACCATGCACCGCATCACCTAGGGCCGGGCCAGAGCcagatataccagcagattCCGGCGCATTTGGCGCCTCAACTGGCGGCCAATGGCAATCCCCATTCCATATATCAGCCGCTTGTTGCCGTTAGCCAGGGCTCCATATATGTATCCAATTTAGCCACAATGCGTCGCCAGAACAGCCAGGGCGGCCCACAGATACCGGCGCACCAGCATCCACCCAGTttgcatcagcagcagcagcaaccaccgCCCCcctcgcagcagcagcaacagctgcatCAGCTCAAGTCCccgcagcagcaccagcaacagctgcagcagcaacagctgcagcagcaccagcagcagcagcaccagcagcagcaacaccagcagcagcaacttcaccagcagcaacagcaacatcatcagcagcaacagcaaaacgAATCGGATGTCGTGCCCATCAGCACGGCCATGGATAGCGCCATTTATGATCGGGATAAGCAGATCTACAAGTGCTCCACTTTGCGGCAGGGCGGCAAGTTTGATCCCAAGTACAAGCCATCGATCCTCAACTGCCCACTGCCGGAGATCCCCAAAGATGCGGAGCAGCCCAAGGTGGAGTCCATCTACGAGCAGCGTCAGCAGGCTCACCACCAAAACTATTCCAA GACCCTGCAGCGTCCACCGATGAAATTGCCGCCCCAGATGAAGGCTATTCCACCGCCGCGCATAGGCACACCCACCTCGCCGCCCCCGCCCGTCGCCCAGCCGCCGAACGAGGCCAATGGAGGAGTGCCGTCGGGACTGCAGAACGGAGAAGGAGGAGGCGGtgtaggaggaggagtaggAGGAAACGCCAACGAGGACACctcgctgccgccgccgccgctggaAGTGCAAACGGAGGCGACAAAGGGCCGAATGGGAGCAGGACCGGCGGCCAATGGCAAGGTGCTGCACAATGGCGGTGGCGTAGGAGTCGTAGccggcggaggcggaggagcggtggacgacgatgatgatctgccgccgccaccgccagCGATAACCGACGAAAGCAACTATGCGGTGACGGAGCTGTAA